One Mucilaginibacter ginkgonis genomic region harbors:
- a CDS encoding NAD-dependent epimerase/dehydratase family protein, whose protein sequence is MTVKHSFIIIGAAGFLGSTMTAYLKEKGFEVYEILRGQISGIELDFNFLSNLVKVTNNPVVIDFSYTSVPNTSFQDPVKDYSENLYNVIRHLEFVKQLHNPTYVYISSGGTVYGNLDVNKAVDENYQNNPLSPYGITKLCCEKYVMMYNQVHNLKTKIIRPSNIYGPGQKPFRGQGIIANAIVKMLKGQPIQVFGNGDQVRDYLYVDDFTSAIFDVVIHGTDDIYNIGFGRGYSINDLIAKIEKLLNIPFRIEQLPFRPFDVQYNVLDTSRLKSLNNWSPETNIDEGLNQSISWLKNYLYSYNKA, encoded by the coding sequence ATGACCGTTAAGCATTCTTTTATTATCATAGGAGCCGCAGGCTTTCTGGGTTCTACCATGACCGCTTATCTTAAAGAAAAAGGTTTTGAAGTATACGAGATATTGAGGGGCCAGATATCAGGTATAGAACTAGATTTTAACTTTTTATCCAACCTTGTAAAGGTTACAAATAATCCTGTAGTCATTGATTTTTCTTACACCTCTGTTCCCAATACCAGCTTTCAGGATCCTGTCAAAGACTATTCAGAAAACCTTTATAATGTGATCAGGCATTTAGAGTTTGTAAAGCAACTTCATAATCCTACCTATGTTTATATTTCTTCGGGAGGTACCGTTTATGGAAACCTGGACGTTAACAAAGCGGTCGACGAAAACTATCAGAATAATCCGTTGTCGCCCTACGGCATCACTAAACTTTGCTGCGAAAAGTATGTAATGATGTATAATCAGGTCCACAATTTAAAAACTAAAATTATAAGGCCGTCTAACATATACGGGCCCGGGCAAAAGCCTTTTAGGGGCCAGGGGATTATCGCAAATGCCATTGTTAAAATGTTGAAGGGCCAACCCATTCAAGTTTTCGGAAACGGAGATCAGGTTCGAGATTATTTATACGTAGATGATTTTACCAGTGCAATATTTGACGTTGTTATCCACGGTACAGATGACATATATAACATTGGGTTCGGCCGTGGTTACAGTATAAATGATCTGATTGCGAAGATAGAAAAATTACTAAATATCCCTTTTCGGATAGAGCAGTTACCATTCAGGCCTTTTGATGTCCAATACAACGTTCTTGACACCTCGAGGTTAAAATCTTTAAACAATTGGTCGCCCGAAACTAATATTGACGAAGGCCTAAACCAAAGTATCAGCTGGCTGAAAAATTACTTGTATAGTTACAACAAAGCTTAA
- a CDS encoding glycosyltransferase family 8 protein encodes MSVEVEAHLGLNGVRANVKELHIALGFDKNYMVFIYPMLASVFENNRGEKLVFHAIVNGIDDADRTALHDYITLHSAEILFYKLNNEALSKKLIFPVGTHFNIATYYRLFFPSLVRSRTRRLLYLDVDLVVLGNLRQFYEKDIGEHAVAAISDSFVKKCERLGVMNEDGYFNAGVMLIDLDNWEKQCISEKALSFIEDYPEKIKFCDQDALNAVLANNWLKLSNKYNFTQFFVELQIPSKILVKDVLIVHFTSANKPWNALARNKLRYLYQHYLSLSPKRNVKRYVDFKWNLRFIRTYLRIRIKEFYFDHKIDKVIPFKNWKKSPWDY; translated from the coding sequence ATGAGTGTTGAAGTTGAAGCACATCTTGGTTTAAACGGCGTAAGGGCAAATGTAAAAGAGCTGCATATCGCCTTAGGGTTTGACAAGAACTACATGGTTTTTATATACCCTATGCTGGCCTCTGTTTTCGAAAATAACCGTGGAGAAAAATTGGTTTTTCATGCCATAGTTAATGGGATTGATGACGCCGACCGAACAGCTCTTCATGACTATATAACGTTACACAGCGCGGAGATATTGTTTTACAAGCTGAATAACGAGGCATTGAGTAAAAAGTTGATTTTTCCAGTTGGCACACATTTCAACATAGCTACCTATTACAGACTTTTCTTTCCTTCACTGGTACGGTCAAGAACAAGGAGATTACTGTATTTGGATGTGGATTTAGTGGTTTTAGGAAATTTGAGGCAATTTTATGAAAAAGATATCGGCGAGCATGCGGTCGCTGCCATATCGGACTCTTTTGTAAAGAAATGTGAGCGGCTAGGTGTTATGAATGAGGACGGTTATTTTAATGCCGGGGTAATGCTTATTGACCTTGATAATTGGGAAAAGCAATGTATTTCTGAAAAGGCGCTAAGTTTTATCGAAGATTATCCTGAAAAGATTAAGTTCTGCGACCAAGATGCACTAAACGCTGTATTGGCAAACAATTGGTTAAAACTAAGCAATAAATACAACTTTACTCAGTTTTTTGTAGAATTGCAAATACCTTCTAAGATACTTGTTAAAGACGTGCTAATAGTGCATTTTACATCTGCTAACAAGCCTTGGAACGCGCTTGCGCGCAACAAGCTACGTTATCTTTATCAACACTACTTGTCGTTATCTCCCAAACGTAATGTAAAAAGATACGTCGATTTTAAATGGAACCTGCGGTTTATCCGAACCTACTTACGCATTAGGATCAAAGAATTTTATTTTGATCACAAGATCGATAAAGTGATACCTTTTAAAAATTGGAAAAAGTCGCCATGGGATTATTGA
- a CDS encoding glycosyltransferase family 4 protein — translation MASLKRRILFIVHDAARSGAPVLLLYFLRWLKVYDNEIKFDVLILRDGPLRKDFEALAKTFIVPKEYRYTLTNKLRVRKHPELVDKYRISEVTAKLSKNGYTLVYGNTIVSLPYLLEFKRRVSVKTVCAIHELSNAIAFYFGKEDVTKSLPQADLIIAGSQAVKHNLNKEFSIPDDKIKVFHAFVDFNMAKTKDADTLRGELDIAKDELIIGGMSQIELRKGVDLIVPVAVSLKKNYPGVKFKILWVGGTATDNFIQVVKQDAQKCGVSEQILFIEHTSYPDDYINLYDIFLLLSREDPFPLVLLSAAHMGKGLIAFRDSGGAEELLNDGAGFMASYLNTQEIATIIADLYYHPDKISNAGKIAQEKVTRDFNLGKTSGLIYKALVELYK, via the coding sequence ATGGCAAGTTTAAAGAGGCGGATACTTTTTATTGTTCATGATGCCGCGCGTAGCGGGGCTCCAGTACTATTACTGTATTTTTTGCGCTGGCTAAAAGTGTATGATAATGAGATTAAATTTGATGTGCTGATACTTAGGGACGGACCCCTGCGTAAAGATTTTGAAGCTCTTGCAAAAACGTTTATAGTCCCGAAGGAATACAGATATACTTTGACGAACAAATTACGGGTAAGGAAACACCCTGAACTAGTAGATAAATACAGAATTTCTGAAGTTACCGCGAAACTTTCAAAAAATGGCTACACGCTTGTTTATGGCAACACAATTGTAAGTCTTCCCTACCTGCTGGAATTTAAACGAAGGGTTTCTGTAAAGACCGTTTGTGCTATTCATGAATTATCAAATGCCATTGCTTTTTATTTTGGCAAGGAAGACGTTACTAAATCGCTGCCGCAAGCAGACCTTATAATTGCCGGTTCGCAAGCAGTAAAACATAACCTTAATAAAGAATTTTCCATTCCAGATGATAAAATAAAAGTCTTTCATGCCTTTGTCGATTTCAACATGGCGAAAACTAAAGATGCCGATACGCTTCGCGGAGAATTAGATATAGCTAAAGATGAACTTATAATTGGCGGAATGAGCCAGATAGAATTACGGAAAGGTGTAGATCTGATAGTTCCGGTGGCAGTGAGTTTGAAAAAGAATTATCCGGGCGTTAAGTTTAAAATTCTTTGGGTAGGGGGTACTGCCACAGACAACTTTATCCAGGTTGTAAAACAAGATGCACAAAAATGCGGGGTGAGTGAACAAATATTATTTATCGAGCACACCTCTTATCCAGACGATTATATTAATCTTTATGATATATTTTTGCTGCTATCACGTGAGGATCCTTTTCCTTTAGTACTGTTATCCGCAGCACATATGGGTAAAGGTTTAATTGCGTTTAGAGATAGCGGAGGTGCAGAAGAATTGCTGAATGATGGGGCCGGATTTATGGCATCGTATTTGAATACCCAAGAAATAGCCACAATTATTGCCGATCTTTATTACCATCCTGATAAAATTTCTAATGCAGGAAAAATTGCTCAAGAAAAAGTTACCCGAGATTTTAATCTAGGGAAAACATCTGGATTGATTTACAAGGCTCTTGTTGAGCTGTATAAATAA
- a CDS encoding glycosyltransferase family 2 protein: MADVLLVSVIIPNYNHGRFLKQRIDSVLEQSYRDFEVIILDDSSTDESKEVIDRYLGNKKIARIEYNKINSGNTFKQWQKGLQIAKGDYVWIAESDDFADKEFLKTLMEPFYNHRDLLLSYCQSVIVDDEGSLLRVMDWADAIDALRWKSDFINSSVHEVKNYLSLRNTIPNASAVVFKKPKDLSVLNESTQFRMSGDWLFWRKLLSKPGKIAFFHTPFNYFRMHQHTTRSTTSREKEVLRIAEHNFFIDRKILSVFNNKYDWMLLMWFQNRGVLRNTRHFWLPEFPFRLLMRIPVMGFNRIKRKITLLYKKAV, translated from the coding sequence ATGGCCGACGTTTTATTAGTTTCTGTTATTATTCCAAATTATAACCACGGCCGTTTTTTAAAACAGCGCATCGATTCTGTGCTTGAACAGTCTTATCGAGACTTTGAAGTTATAATATTAGATGATAGTTCTACAGATGAGAGTAAAGAAGTTATAGATCGGTACTTGGGCAATAAAAAAATTGCTAGGATAGAATATAACAAGATTAATAGCGGAAACACGTTTAAGCAGTGGCAAAAAGGTTTGCAGATTGCAAAAGGGGACTATGTTTGGATTGCTGAAAGCGATGATTTTGCCGATAAAGAATTTTTGAAAACTTTAATGGAGCCGTTTTATAATCACCGTGATCTTCTTCTCTCATATTGCCAATCTGTGATTGTGGATGATGAAGGGTCTTTATTAAGGGTGATGGACTGGGCTGATGCTATTGACGCTCTAAGGTGGAAATCTGACTTTATAAATTCTTCTGTACACGAGGTTAAAAATTATTTGTCGTTAAGAAATACAATTCCTAACGCCAGCGCCGTTGTTTTTAAAAAACCGAAAGATCTCTCTGTACTGAATGAATCTACGCAGTTTAGAATGAGCGGCGATTGGTTGTTTTGGCGTAAGCTACTCTCTAAACCTGGCAAAATTGCTTTTTTTCATACCCCCTTTAACTATTTCAGAATGCATCAACACACCACCAGGTCTACAACCTCAAGAGAAAAAGAAGTTTTACGGATCGCTGAACATAATTTTTTTATTGACAGAAAAATTCTAAGCGTGTTTAATAACAAATATGACTGGATGCTTTTAATGTGGTTTCAAAACAGAGGTGTATTACGCAACACGCGTCATTTTTGGCTGCCAGAATTTCCATTCAGATTATTAATGCGTATACCAGTAATGGGCTTTAATAGAATAAAAAGAAAAATTACCCTATTGTATAAAAAGGCTGTTTAG
- a CDS encoding glycosyltransferase family 4 protein, whose translation MKSDNKIVYVTTNESWGGSEELWSRSAKGFIEKGYQVVYASKYKHNNITQLNGTHYLFKDRFKTSLIKRALNKLLPDCFKVEDVIAEMLKKEKPVLVILSQGNNIDKDDIMKCCRDLKIPYVTMTQLVTEFHFLSITAENLSKLQDDYLFAAANYFVSEKNLRLNNLMLALQPTNAEIINSPLIIKREEIPVYPLTSEVFKIGLIGRIECFHKGYDLLLQLAAMEKWKSRPVEFNVYGDGPHTNVLAENIALLGISNVKLKGYKKSIEIWADNHILFMPSRMEGMSLALIEAMYCKRAAVVTDVGDAARLIKNDFNGFVAETASVASLDHALENGWQQRHRWRQMGENASSYLTENYDAVNAAEHFNNKILHLLNNVIN comes from the coding sequence ATGAAAAGTGATAATAAAATTGTGTACGTAACCACAAACGAAAGTTGGGGTGGAAGTGAAGAACTCTGGTCAAGATCTGCAAAGGGGTTTATTGAGAAAGGTTATCAGGTTGTGTACGCTTCAAAGTACAAACATAATAATATTACGCAGCTTAATGGCACTCATTATTTGTTTAAGGACCGGTTTAAAACATCATTGATAAAGCGTGCTTTGAATAAGCTCTTACCAGATTGCTTTAAAGTTGAGGATGTTATCGCTGAAATGTTGAAAAAGGAAAAACCCGTGTTAGTTATTTTATCGCAGGGTAATAACATTGATAAGGATGATATAATGAAATGCTGCCGAGACTTAAAGATACCGTATGTAACTATGACGCAACTAGTAACAGAGTTTCATTTCTTATCCATTACGGCCGAGAACCTTTCTAAGCTACAGGATGATTATTTGTTCGCTGCAGCCAATTATTTCGTTTCAGAAAAAAATCTAAGACTTAATAATTTGATGTTGGCATTACAGCCCACCAATGCTGAAATTATTAATAGCCCTTTAATTATTAAGAGAGAGGAAATTCCGGTTTATCCGTTAACAAGCGAGGTTTTTAAAATTGGATTGATAGGCCGTATTGAATGTTTTCACAAAGGTTACGATCTTTTATTGCAGCTTGCGGCGATGGAAAAATGGAAATCCAGACCTGTTGAATTTAACGTTTATGGCGACGGCCCCCACACCAATGTTTTAGCGGAGAATATTGCCCTGCTTGGTATTAGCAACGTAAAGTTAAAAGGTTATAAAAAAAGCATCGAGATATGGGCGGATAACCATATACTTTTTATGCCTTCGCGTATGGAAGGCATGTCATTGGCCTTGATAGAAGCCATGTACTGTAAACGCGCGGCAGTAGTAACTGATGTTGGAGATGCTGCGAGATTGATAAAGAACGATTTTAATGGATTTGTTGCTGAAACCGCCTCTGTTGCTTCGCTTGATCATGCGCTCGAAAATGGCTGGCAGCAAAGGCATCGGTGGCGGCAAATGGGCGAAAACGCATCTTCTTATCTTACAGAAAATTATGATGCCGTAAATGCTGCAGAGCATTTTAATAACAAAATTCTGCACCTATTAAACAATGTTATTAATTAG
- a CDS encoding ABC transporter ATP-binding protein, producing the protein MSTVIKIENVSKAYRLGEINTGTLSSDLHRWWSRARGKEDPYLKIGESKGSNDVVWSLRDINLEIEKGEAVGIIGRNGAGKSTLLKILSRVTTPTSGTVKAHGRIASLLEVGTGFHPDLTGRENIFLNGAILGMRKREIELRFDAIVDFSGVERYIDTPVKRYSSGMYVRLAFAVAAHLESEILIVDEVLAVGDAEFQKKCLGKMGEVVNGEGRTILFVSHNMDAISRLCSSCIFLKKGSMIEKASTNKVISSYLSSETKANSFITYDHDLSAPGDDFIKLRKAEAIDVTGLNKTNFSLGEKIGIHIVFQIYRKMRAAILGLNLYNKFDVHILSSHDLVNGVSDYEPGIYESVVWLPANFMAEGLHYCGVAAMSVNPFTIHFNDINKFVFNVIDDLHDQNIRKHYGGDIPGVVRPMLEWNVINKLTY; encoded by the coding sequence ATGTCAACTGTAATTAAGATTGAAAATGTTTCTAAAGCATACCGACTTGGAGAGATTAATACAGGCACGCTCTCAAGCGACCTCCATCGCTGGTGGAGCAGAGCACGCGGCAAAGAAGACCCCTATTTAAAAATCGGTGAAAGCAAGGGCAGCAATGATGTCGTTTGGAGCCTGAGAGATATCAATTTAGAAATTGAAAAGGGTGAAGCAGTCGGGATCATTGGCCGTAATGGGGCCGGAAAAAGTACCTTATTAAAAATATTAAGCCGCGTAACTACCCCAACCAGTGGCACAGTAAAGGCCCATGGACGTATTGCAAGTTTATTGGAAGTAGGTACAGGCTTTCACCCTGATCTTACAGGCCGCGAAAACATTTTTTTGAACGGTGCTATCTTGGGGATGCGAAAAAGAGAAATTGAACTTAGATTTGATGCAATTGTCGACTTTTCCGGCGTTGAGAGGTATATAGATACCCCAGTAAAACGCTACAGCAGCGGTATGTATGTTCGGTTGGCTTTTGCGGTTGCCGCGCACTTGGAGTCAGAGATCTTAATTGTAGACGAAGTTTTAGCCGTCGGAGACGCAGAGTTTCAAAAAAAGTGCCTTGGAAAAATGGGCGAAGTGGTAAATGGGGAAGGCAGAACCATTTTATTTGTAAGTCACAATATGGACGCAATTTCAAGGTTGTGCTCTAGTTGTATTTTTTTGAAAAAAGGCAGTATGATAGAGAAAGCCTCAACTAATAAAGTTATCAGCAGTTATTTAAGCTCAGAAACTAAAGCCAATTCATTTATAACGTATGATCATGACCTCAGTGCTCCAGGAGACGATTTTATAAAACTACGGAAAGCTGAAGCAATAGACGTCACGGGTTTAAATAAAACAAATTTTAGCCTCGGTGAAAAGATCGGTATCCACATCGTTTTTCAAATATACAGAAAGATGCGAGCTGCTATACTCGGACTTAATTTGTATAACAAATTTGATGTACATATACTAAGCTCGCACGACTTAGTGAACGGCGTGAGCGATTATGAGCCTGGTATTTATGAAAGCGTGGTGTGGCTCCCTGCCAATTTTATGGCTGAAGGATTACACTACTGCGGTGTTGCCGCGATGTCTGTCAACCCGTTTACTATTCACTTTAATGACATAAATAAATTTGTTTTTAATGTTATCGACGACCTGCATGACCAGAATATACGGAAACATTACGGCGGCGACATACCGGGAGTAGTCCGGCCTATGTTGGAGTGGAATGTGATTAATAAGTTGACTTATTAA
- a CDS encoding class I SAM-dependent methyltransferase yields the protein MEEVWTGERLETFISNETTIEHLHRYGLALMICVNKDVLDIASGEGYGSNLLSGVAQSVTGVDISGEAVTAAAKKYLKSNLKFKQGSAALIPLADASIDVVVSFETIEHHDQHQEMIAEIKRVLKPSGVLLMSSPDKKYYSDMPGYNNPYHVKELYFEQFKALINANFSFSSFLSQKIVTGSLIIPEHPASGFDQLDGDYNTILREPGFNAVYNLCLASDKELANVFPVSLFDGSAINRILVSTAVKNAADHATKQTEQRFKTSGSYKIGRMLSAPLRLFRSELKSE from the coding sequence ATGGAAGAAGTATGGACAGGGGAACGGCTTGAAACCTTCATCTCAAATGAGACAACTATAGAACACCTGCATAGATACGGCCTTGCTTTAATGATTTGCGTAAACAAAGATGTTCTGGATATTGCCTCTGGTGAAGGATATGGCAGCAACTTGTTATCAGGGGTTGCCCAAAGCGTAACGGGTGTTGACATATCCGGCGAAGCTGTTACGGCGGCGGCCAAAAAATATTTAAAAAGCAATCTTAAATTTAAGCAAGGCTCGGCAGCACTAATTCCGTTAGCCGACGCCTCCATCGATGTAGTTGTAAGTTTTGAAACCATTGAGCACCATGATCAACATCAGGAAATGATTGCAGAAATTAAACGCGTTCTTAAGCCAAGCGGAGTGCTGCTCATGTCGTCCCCGGATAAGAAATATTATAGCGATATGCCCGGGTATAACAATCCTTACCATGTAAAGGAATTGTACTTCGAACAGTTTAAGGCGTTGATCAATGCCAATTTTAGTTTTTCCAGTTTTTTATCACAAAAAATTGTGACCGGCTCGCTTATAATCCCCGAGCATCCGGCATCCGGTTTTGATCAGTTGGATGGAGATTACAACACCATACTACGTGAACCTGGATTCAATGCTGTCTATAATTTGTGCCTTGCATCCGATAAAGAACTAGCAAATGTATTCCCGGTGAGCCTATTTGACGGATCAGCGATTAATAGAATACTAGTAAGTACTGCTGTAAAAAATGCCGCAGATCACGCTACAAAGCAAACTGAGCAAAGGTTCAAAACGTCAGGAAGTTATAAGATCGGACGAATGCTGTCAGCACCATTAAGGTTGTTCAGGAGTGAATTAAAATCGGAATAG
- a CDS encoding glycosyltransferase family 2 protein, giving the protein MGLLNILEEPVVSVIMPVFNAEEYLPFSIKSVINQTFKNWELIVVDDGSTDNSSKIIAKFAQEDKRIVYIYQHNRKQAAARNHALDKAKGNFIAFLDADDYWFPEKLTRQLNLLNSSDADICYSGGDIIDAKGKFLTKYPTFFGKFSGLEMYKRMYKYNPIPIMAVVMKKSLVYKVGLQDETEEIHGCEDLDYWLRIAYTNARFLGIDEKLFLYRINPKGTSRGVLKMKMAECTALYKNLDYKQFDHYTRKGMQVHFLDLIRDIIPELAALRRYNEIPFYFRLLYQITGFSRYCIAALLYKFLPFKTNKGLGYFLNPGI; this is encoded by the coding sequence ATGGGATTATTGAATATTTTAGAGGAGCCGGTGGTGTCTGTTATTATGCCGGTGTTTAATGCAGAAGAGTATTTGCCATTTTCGATAAAATCTGTTATTAATCAAACCTTTAAAAATTGGGAACTTATTGTTGTAGATGATGGGTCGACAGATAATTCATCAAAGATAATTGCCAAATTCGCCCAAGAAGATAAGAGGATCGTTTATATTTATCAGCATAACAGGAAACAAGCCGCAGCCCGAAACCATGCTCTTGATAAGGCCAAAGGAAATTTTATCGCTTTTTTAGACGCAGATGATTATTGGTTCCCTGAAAAGCTAACAAGGCAACTTAACCTTTTGAATTCTTCTGACGCAGATATTTGTTATTCTGGGGGCGATATTATCGACGCTAAGGGTAAGTTTTTAACAAAGTACCCTACCTTTTTCGGGAAGTTTTCGGGTTTAGAAATGTATAAAAGAATGTATAAGTACAATCCCATTCCCATAATGGCCGTGGTAATGAAAAAAAGCCTCGTTTACAAGGTCGGTTTACAGGACGAAACGGAAGAAATTCACGGGTGCGAAGACCTGGACTATTGGCTCCGCATAGCTTACACTAACGCCAGGTTCTTGGGTATAGATGAAAAATTATTTCTGTACCGTATAAATCCGAAAGGTACCAGTAGGGGCGTTCTTAAAATGAAAATGGCAGAATGCACTGCCCTATATAAAAATTTAGATTACAAGCAATTTGACCACTACACGAGAAAGGGGATGCAGGTCCACTTTCTCGATCTGATAAGAGATATTATCCCCGAATTGGCTGCCTTACGACGATATAACGAGATCCCTTTTTATTTTAGGTTATTATATCAAATAACAGGTTTTAGCAGATATTGTATCGCAGCATTACTCTACAAATTTTTGCCGTTCAAAACCAACAAAGGATTAGGCTATTTTTTAAATCCGGGTATATGA
- a CDS encoding acyltransferase, whose amino-acid sequence MSKYKKEIKAWILRVLKRYTQQKVFEKLKNGNVILAPGLLIDDYFNIELPAETYSLNIGSDVIFRKFCSIAIHQHGSLIIGNKVFFNNYCSVSCLGEIKIGENTLLGEGVKLYDHNHEYHYQNNNLTIEREKFKKGFIKIGKNCWIGSNVTILNNVEIGDNVIIGANTLVYKSIPPSVIVRSQADLLITALNEK is encoded by the coding sequence ATGAGCAAATATAAAAAAGAGATCAAGGCTTGGATATTAAGAGTTTTAAAGCGTTATACACAACAAAAAGTATTTGAAAAGTTAAAAAACGGAAATGTAATACTCGCGCCGGGATTGCTGATAGACGACTATTTTAATATTGAATTACCCGCCGAGACTTACTCATTAAACATAGGCTCGGATGTTATTTTTCGCAAATTCTGCAGTATTGCCATACATCAACATGGTAGTCTAATAATCGGTAACAAAGTATTTTTTAACAACTATTGTTCTGTTAGTTGTTTAGGGGAAATTAAAATTGGTGAAAATACGTTATTGGGAGAGGGTGTCAAACTTTACGACCATAATCATGAGTATCATTATCAAAATAATAATTTAACTATAGAGCGGGAAAAGTTTAAAAAGGGGTTTATCAAGATCGGTAAAAATTGCTGGATAGGCAGTAATGTTACCATATTAAATAACGTTGAAATTGGTGACAATGTAATAATTGGTGCGAATACGCTCGTCTATAAATCTATTCCTCCAAGTGTTATAGTAAGATCGCAAGCTGATCTTTTAATTACTGCACTAAATGAAAAGTGA
- a CDS encoding glycosyltransferase codes for MVSVIIPNYNHADFLRQRINSVVSQTYLDIEVIVLDDASVDGSREIIEEYRRNPKIRNIIYNDANSGSTFKQWENGVSLSNGQYIWIAESDDYCKENFLEEAVMHLKSANTTLHYCESQLVDERGDVLEQSLEWPKAITTIDWKSSFKMSGSAFIKMALRYRNVIPNASAVVFKKCVFDFAGLEKYKSTGDWLFWIRILLKGDISFSPQILNSFRSHKNTTRGVTERHKILLRFFEEVSVRYELCSVYHVGDNAELQRFLNATIDVCHLFDLVRFAKFCSKFNLPYWFLLKFLKRKILK; via the coding sequence GTGGTATCGGTCATAATCCCAAATTATAATCATGCTGACTTTTTAAGGCAGCGTATCAATTCTGTAGTATCGCAAACTTATCTGGATATTGAAGTGATCGTTCTGGATGATGCATCTGTTGATGGCAGTAGGGAAATTATTGAAGAATATAGGCGAAATCCCAAAATCCGAAACATCATTTACAACGATGCCAATAGTGGTTCAACATTTAAGCAATGGGAAAACGGGGTTTCGTTAAGCAATGGCCAATATATTTGGATTGCTGAAAGCGATGATTATTGCAAAGAGAATTTTTTGGAAGAGGCGGTGATGCATTTAAAAAGTGCAAATACAACCCTGCATTACTGTGAATCACAATTAGTTGACGAGCGAGGTGATGTTTTAGAACAGTCGCTTGAGTGGCCTAAGGCTATTACCACAATTGATTGGAAATCATCGTTCAAAATGAGCGGTAGCGCTTTTATTAAGATGGCTTTGCGTTACAGAAATGTAATACCTAATGCAAGCGCTGTGGTATTTAAGAAATGTGTGTTCGACTTTGCAGGGTTAGAAAAATACAAAAGCACAGGCGACTGGCTTTTTTGGATTAGAATATTGTTAAAAGGAGATATAAGTTTTTCGCCACAAATTTTAAATAGTTTCAGGAGCCATAAAAATACCACGCGCGGGGTAACAGAACGACATAAAATCCTGCTTCGCTTTTTTGAAGAGGTTTCAGTTCGCTATGAGTTATGTTCAGTGTACCATGTTGGCGATAATGCAGAATTACAACGGTTTCTAAACGCCACTATTGACGTTTGTCATTTATTTGATCTGGTGCGTTTCGCAAAATTTTGCTCAAAATTTAATTTGCCCTATTGGTTCTTACTAAAGTTTTTAAAGAGGAAGATATTAAAATAA